One genomic segment of Procambarus clarkii isolate CNS0578487 chromosome 34, FALCON_Pclarkii_2.0, whole genome shotgun sequence includes these proteins:
- the LOC123761970 gene encoding uncharacterized protein, whose amino-acid sequence MAPPPHTRPHRPQQRLTALSSASPPTTGPHRPQQPLTRASPPSAAPHRPHQSLSSASPPSPGPHRPHQGLTALTRASPPSPGPQYRPHRPQQGLTALSSPSPEPHCPQQRLTALTRASAAPHRPHQGLTALTRASPPSPGPHRPYQGLTALTRASVPPSPPTTGPHRPQQPLTRASLPLAAPHRPHQSLSSASPPSAAPHRPQQGLTALSSPSPEPHRPQQSLTALTRASAAPHRPQQRLTAHNRASPPSAAPHQSLTALSRASPPSAEPQQRPHRPQQSATCRSAAKH is encoded by the coding sequence AtggctcctccaccacacacccgccctcaccGCCCTCAGCAGCGCCTCACCGCCCTCAGCAGCGCCTCACCGCCCACAACAGGGCCTCACCGCCCTCAGCAGCCCCTCACCAGAGCCTCACCGCCCTCAGCAGCGCCTCACCGCCCTCACCAGAGCCTCAGCAGCGCCTCACCGCCCTCACCAGGGCCTCACCGCCCTCACCAGGGCCTCACCGCCCTCACCAGGGCCTCACCGCCCTCACCAGGGCCTCAGTACCGCCCTCACCGCCCACAACAGGGCCTCACCGCCCTCAGCAGCCCCTCACCAGAGCCTCACTGCCCTCAGCAGCGCCTCACCGCCCTCACCAGAGCCTCAGCAGCGCCTCACCGCCCTCACCAGGGCCTCACCGCCCTTACCAGGGCCTCACCGCCCTCACCAGGGCCTCACCGCCCTTACCAGGGCCTCACCGCCCTCACCAGGGCCTCAGTACCGCCCTCACCGCCCACAACAGGGCCTCACCGCCCTCAGCAGCCCCTCACCAGAGCCTCACTGCCCTTAGCAGCGCCTCACCGCCCTCACCAGAGCCTCAGCAGCGCCTCACCTCCCTCAGCAGCGCCTCACCGCCCACAACAGGGCCTCACCGCCCTCAGCAGCCCCTCACCAGAGCCTCACCGCCCTCAGCAGAGCCTCACCGCCCTCACCAGAGCCTCAGCAGCGCCTCACCGCCCTCAGCAGCGCCTCACCGCCCACAACAGGGCCTCACCGCCCTCAGCAGCCCCTCACCAGAGCCTCACCGCCCTCAGCAGAGCCTCACCGCCCTCAGCAGAGCCCCAGCAGCGCCCTCACCGCCCACAACAATCAGCCACTTGCCGGAGTGCGGCCAAACACTAA
- the LOC138371056 gene encoding uncharacterized protein, which translates to MFQMRVSRGRNERRWSDVPEKGTSSMRLLKVENLVLRVPTTGCPRSWARCGTLRMLATLYIKVTTVLEAQADLVKTRDEISCSALHFFQKFDERWGAGNLGDAVSYDTPAVSYDTPAVCYDTPAVSYDTPAVSYDTPAVSYDTPAVSYDTPAVSYDTPAVSYDTPAVSYDTPAVSYDTPPVSYDTPPVSYDTPPVCYDTPPVCYDTPAVSYDTPAVSYDTPAVSYDTPAVSYDTPPVSYDTPPVSYDTPPVSYDTPPVCYDTPAVSYDTPPVSYDTPPVSYDTPPVCYDTPAVSYDTPAVSYDTPPVSYDTPPVCYGTPAVSYDTPAVSYDTPAVSYDTPAVCYDTPPVCYDTPAVCYDTPAVSYDTPAVSYDTPAVSYDTPPVCYDTPAVCYDTPPVCYDTPADVNKDGSALLDIREVW; encoded by the exons atgttccagatgcgagtcagccgAGGAAGGAATGAACGGCGATGGAGTGATGTTCCTGAGAAAGgtacttccagcatgagactgttgaaggttgagaaccTAGTGCTACGGGTGCCAACTACTGGTTGTCCacgaagttgggccaggtgcggaactttgagaatgCTGGCCACCTTGTACATCAAGGTCACAACAGTGTTGGAGGCTCaggcagacttggtcaagactagagatgagaTCTCTTGCTCGGCTCTCCACTTTTTCCAGAAGTTTGATGAACGATGGGGTGCGGGCAATCTAGGAGACG CTGTGAGCTACGACACACCAGCTGTGAGCTACGACACACCAGCTGTGTGCTACGACACACCAGCTGTGAGCTACGACACACCAGCTGTGAGCTACGACACACCAGCTGTGAGCTACGACACACCAGCTGTGAGCTACGACACACCAGCTGTGAGCTACGACACACCAGCTGTGAGCTACGACACACCAGCTGTGAGCTACGACACACCAGCTGTGAGCTACGACACACCACCTGTGAGCTACGACACACCACCTGTGAGCTACGACACACCACCTGTGTGCTACGACACACCACCTGTGTGCTACGACACACCAGCTGTGAGCTACGACACACCAGCTGTGAGCTACGACACACCAGCTGTGAGCTACGACACACCAGCTGTGAGCTACGACACACCACCTGTGAGCTACGACACACCACCTGTGAGCTACGACACACCACCTGTGAGCTACGACACACCACCTGTGTGCTACGACACACCAGCTGTGAGCTACGACACACCACCTGTGAGCTACGACACACCACCTGTGAGCTACGACACACCACCTGTGTGCTACGACACACCAGCTGTGAGCTACGACACACCAGCTGTGAGCTACGACACACCACCTGTGAGCTACGACACACCACCTGTGTGCTACGGCACACCAGCTGTGAGCTACGACACACCAGCTGTGAGCTATGACACACCAGCTGTGAGCTACGACACACCAGCTGTGTGCTACGACACACCACCTGTGTGCTACGACACACCAGCTGTGTGCTACGACACACCAGCTGTGAGCTACGACACACCAGCTGTGAGCTACGACACACCAGCTGTGAGCTACGACACACCACCTGTGTGCTACGACACACCAGCTGTGTGCTACGACACACCACCTGTGTGCTACGACACACCTGCGGATGTAAACAAAGACGGGTCGGCATTACTGGACATTAGAGAAGTGTGGTGA